A window of Chaetodon trifascialis isolate fChaTrf1 chromosome 3, fChaTrf1.hap1, whole genome shotgun sequence genomic DNA:
AGGAATAAAGGACCATAcgtgaggagaagagacagaaaagttGAGTGTTTTCCCAAGGTTGAAAAGGGAAGCCCTCCATCGTTGACATGCTTATCTCGTGCTCCAGACGGGGACCTTACACTGCAACATGATGCACAGCACAAATCAGCAAAGGCTGTTAAAAATCCTGTTTCTGGACATGCCTACATAAGAATTCCCCCTGACAATAAGTCAAGCAACACTTGCACATCCATGAAGGAGGACTCATCAAGATCTTCTGATCTCATCTCTTATGAGCAGgcttcttcctcatcatcctctccCAACCATTTCCCCTGGCTGCTCCCTCACTTTGTGGCCGGCTCTCTGATCGAGCTCAGAGATGGACGGCTGAGGAGGGTGgaacacctgcagacagaggactTCATGCTGGGATCACTGGCCTGTCCAGACCTgcacctgagctgctgcacgGTGCAGAGCATCTccccctcagcctcctcctccatctcgcGTCTTCTCATCCTGCTTCATGACCAGCAGACCCAGGTGAAGGAGAATCACTTTGTCGTATTCGCCATTCACTGCAGACCCTTCACAAGTTGGCATTATTCTTCTCATGCAGTACAACTACAAAATGTTGCATGTAGGTCATATCTGAGATGCTGTTCTGTAATACAATCTTTGAAATTCCATCCCTGTAACTGATTGAATTGGATTAAACTGCATGATACAAATTCTTAAATCCTCTCAAATTCTTAAAGAGAAAAAGCCTTTGGTCAGGTTTTTACTATGGCATGTTAAAGGCTAAGGCTGATGATATTTTGTACTTTTCTCTAAACAAATACaacgaaaagaccaaaaccagcaaagAATTGATTTGTCTAACAAGTATTGGCTGTGAAGTCAAACCCTGATATATCTTATGTgtcacagagctccattgttgcccaaaaactattaaaatacagaaattagCCACACCACTGCACTGAGTGACTCGCTCCTTCTTTACAATGAGCATGGGCTCTCCCACACAGTCCCAGTGCCATTAAATACTATCACACAAGATTTATATTAATCTGCAGCAGATATAGTCCACAAAAAATGCACTATCCATTTAATGACAGAGTGAGGTGCCTCAGGAAATAAAGCAGATTTTCAAAGATTTAAACAAAATCTAATGACTATGGTGGGACCTTAACCTAACTTCACACTGGATGGTATTTATGGGTGGTAATGTTTTGcatgtggtaaaaaaaaacaaaaaaaaaaaacactgagtgcAAATAGCTGATAAGCACATGTTCAATTATCAAAGGTCTCTATTCAGTGTATAGAATGTTACAGGTGAAAGTTGGTGTCTCAGTGGTTTCCAACAACTCTAAATcattcagtttgtctctgtgtagAACAATACCACCTCCTAGTGAACAAGTGTGTaagctgcatgtctgtgtctgatccTCCTGTACAAcgtcctcctgcaggagctggtggacGTCTATGTGGAGTACCCGTTCTTTGTGCGCGGGCGGGGCTGGTCTTCCTGCAGCCCTCAGAGGACTGCTCGTCTCTGTGGCCTGCAGTGTCGTCAGCTCAGTGTGGGGGACGTCTGCCTGGCTCTCACCCCTGTCTCGGCCCCCGGGTCTCCACCGTCAGCCACTCTGGAGCCAAAGACCTCCCCCATGAAGTCGGAGGGAGGGTGTGAGTCCCTAAAGGCCCCACAACCCCGTGTTCCCCCAGGGCCAGAGCGGCCAGCAGGAgggcagaggaaggaggtggagggggtcCGGAGGAGACACTATTCAGCCCCTGAGTTGAGGGGTCCAGGGACTAACTGCATGTAGTGAGAAAGTTCACTGTTTTATGGACAGAAAGCAAATCAGTCTTTTAATATTTCCTATATTCAGCCaatatttgttgtctttctACCTCCTGAATCATATTTCTGTGCTTGACTGTGGTATTTAATTGTATCTAAGGAGTAAGAGCCGAAGGAGAATGATAAGATTAACTCTCAGGATCCCCCAGAGATCAACCTGCATTAACATATTCGTCGAGGTCGACTGTGAGAGTTCAGTAAAACATTACGCTTCCTGCAAGCCTGATCAGAGTCAATCATCATGCAGAATTCAGATCTTATTCATGTGAGAATTCAGTCAACTTAGAACACTTTTGTCAGAACCAAAGTGTGTCTTTGTTGCTGCAGGGAGTTGCTTCAGTGACGCTGAATTTGAGAAAGATCGTGTAGGTTCAAAGGATATTTTCAGTTTGGGTTTTAAAGTGAGTGTTCATATTATTTTTAGCAGTTCTGACGAAATCAGCCCACATTCcatgaaaagcacagaaaaaaacactcccTCAGGTCCTTCACAGCTCATCATATTGTTtaaagtttctctctcttccgCATAATATTATGGAAGACTTCTTCTTTACGATCATAAACGACAGATATCATTCCAGATTGCAGCGTATCCTTATTAATGCCAGGAACTTGTCTGATAAAACAGTCCTCCCTTTGACGGTGATTTTTTACATTGAGGTCACTTTTACAGTAGGATTTAGTTTCACGCTTCTACCTCTATTTTCTATTTAAGGTGATAGATacatctgtgtttttaacagtgtggGCTGTGTTGTGATGTGCTCTGTTGGAAGctctcagcttctctgtgaatgtcagtgtgaaTGCCTGTATTTGCCTGGTTCTCACACATAACATATAGATGCTTTGCTTTTGTACTAGTGcttctttttaaatgtctgtCCGATTGATAAGAGTGGACATGCTCATGCTATCTGTAAGAACTTTAAAAGCACAATCTGTGATCGGTGTACAGTGCCTCATTTCCTCACTGCAATGTAGACATTTAGAGAGACTTGAAAAAAATCCGGACCACAGGGACTCGATTATGATGCCACAATTGGGGCAGACAAGGTGCTGATATTATAGGCCGAGTCTTTAACCAGTGAAATGGTTTTCTCACTTTAAATAAACACGTCATATGTAAaatctgctgcatgttttttctcCAAAACATTAATTTACAAGCAGAAGGTGCTTTGAACGCCTCTATAGGAACACCACTGAGTTCAAATGaggtaaaaacaaacacctgCGTATTGCGTGATAGTTTCCTTTTATTCGATTACTTTAATCTGACAAAACGCAATTACAGCTTCCCTTCGCCCACCTGCAGCTCTGGTCTGACACCAGAAGGCAGCTGCAGTCAGGATGGTGGTGCACACTCTGGCATCCGCCTCATGAAGAGGAATTGCTGACATCTTGCAGACTGTGTGCCTTGCGCAGGTCTTTTGATATATGTTTGCATCAGGCATCTACACCAAACAGGCAGTCCTTTCAGCCACACATACACTGTTAACAGCCTTGGCTGATCCTTCACTGATCTTCAGCACTCACACGAGCTGCCAGATGTCTTACACCTGATTGGGGTCCAACTGGCCCCCTGAACAACCAGTTCAACACCAGTGCAGTTTGTTGGAGAGCACAGACCCAAGTTCATCCAGCTGCTCCAAAGACGTGGCGATTCAACAGGAAGGCGCACATTTAAAGTATTATGGGCTGTGAAATCAGCTACCAAATGCACATTTCCACCGAGGCAGTATGTATATAATCTGATGCCTGATGTGTGTTGCACATTGGGGAAAATAGTTTTCACTGGCTGTTTCTATCactgaatgttttgtttgaGCCTCTGAAGTAACTTCACGGTGCTCAGAGtcctttcagtgcactttttcTATTTACacttaaaggaaaacaaaagaagtcCTTATGTTCAACCTTACTCTGTGACTGATAATCTAATCTTCTAATTGGTTTGTGGTCGTGGTTAATACTGCATGGGAGGCTCAGCTGCTGgtcatcaacaacaacagcacacagGATTAAAGCTTGTTCTACAGCAGGATCTCTGTGATGAGCGGTTTGTCCATCAGCTCTTGTCTCTGGTTCCTTCACTTTCATCCTTCCATGATTAGCAGAGCTCACAGGAGGGGGTTGAGTGGTCAGTGGCAGCCACAGGCTCTGACCACCATGTTGCGGTACTTCTTTAGGATGACGTTGGAGCTGTCATCAAAGTAGAGCACCGAGATGCCATGGAGCTGGGTAGGGGCACAGCAGGGCTTGGGCACCGTCTCTGGGTTAATAAAGTGCACCTGTGGTTAGAAAAGGCATAAATCaatccacacagaaagtgcaGGAGGTTGGATAGAAAGCAGCAGGCATCAGTGGCTGTTTGGGATTTACCAGAGTTTGCACAATAGCATGATTGGTAGCGTTCATGTAGGAGTTGAGAGGGAAGGCGCACTCTCCCTCACAGTAGTATGCTGCATAGCCCTCTGGTGCTATGATCCAGTCCTGTTCAAATAAAACCATGCACACGTCAGCCAATAGTCACTTTTGGAAATAAATTGATATCAGAATGAGAATGAATGAACTTGAGAATATACCTGCCATCCCAAATCTCTGAAACTGACATACAGCTCGTGCTTTTTGCATCCCTCTTTAGAGATGCCAAGGCTATCTGAAATTGACAACATGCAAGGCCAGTTGGTTAGTCATGAAAACCGTGACTAGGTAACTAGAACCAAGTTTGTGATGGTGAGATCTGAAGGGTTCTGGTACCTGTTGCAGCCTCCACTGCCTTTAGTGCATCCTGGACAGTCCTCTGGGGTTTGGAGCGGTTAGCCTGGCGCCCCTTGTGGCCGTGAGCAGAGCGGATGCTGCGGAAGCGCACCTCGCTGGCTCTGAAGAAGGCAACCATGAAGGGCTGCTTTTCCTGAGATCCGCCGCCCGTCACCAGCCCCGCCAGTCGAGGGTTCCTCCTCTGGCCTACAGAGGGAGCCGGGGGAACAAAACTGATGAGAGTCTTGACCATCCACTGAAGATGACAATAACACACATCTGAGTCTCTACCAAACAATCATTTCTACATCCTAATACGACCACAGCAACCACAATCATAAGTTGAACTCTGTGAGAACCCTCTATGCACATTCACTAAATATGTGCTGGTCCTTTTAACCACAGTATTTAAAGAGCACTAAATCATTACTCCGCACAAAGACTGCATTCTTGTTCGCTCGCCATGTTAGCTAATGTATGTCAGTGACTGACCATGGCTGTCCTCCAGGACCAGGTGCAGGCCCAGGTTCTGCTCAGGGTTGTCCAGCCAGAGGTTGCTGGTGGCGGTCAGGTCAAAGGCCAGCCAGCCGTCCTCTGCAGCCCACACTTGTCGCTGCTCCAGCAGCACAAGCTCCACTTCACTGAGGAAAGGACCGGATGTCTCTGAATTAAATCATTTCAAGGGTAAAGGCACTGAATAACAAATTACAGGTTTTCAGCGGAGCATCTTTGTTGGACTGCAGACTGTTGCTTGGATGCAACATCAAAGAGTTTCAACAGCCGCTACTTGAAAATATGTTTCCACAAAAAGAAAACGATGATGAATTGTGCACTGTGATTTGTTGTCCATGTCTTGTTTTTAAGTTGCTGCAAACTGATTTTCATTCCTGACATAAACAGAAAGCAACAACTGTCTGGAGTGTATGAAAGCAATCTAAATGTGGcatgctttggaaaatggttGGCTGTCATGCAAATGACATAAAATAAGTATTTAATAggctaaaaatgctaaatgagTGGTCCAGTAAAACAGTGCTATACAGTGCAATTAAAAAGTATTAAGACACCACAGagtttgatttgaaatgaaacaatgacttTGAGGTTAAAGTGCTTGTTTGAAGGTGTTTACATCCATACTCGGGAATCATAACCCTTTTTCTACATATTCCCCCGATGCAGCTGGAAAATAATACATCAAAGTGGAATGCTGTTGATTAGCCAAGTCAGACACCTGACCTCAGTCCAACTGAgagtgtgtttcatttgctgAAGGCAAAAAACCAGCAAAATAATGAATAAGGCGGTAGTGCTGGTGTCTGTGGCTGCGCAGCAACCAAAGATAAAACATGCTAACTTTAGTTAAGTTTATGTTAATTTGTCCGATTGCATTGTGTCACcgaaaaatgttgaacttttcctTAAAAAGGGGCTCCACTGTTCATCGGATGTGGACATAAACAACttcaaattaaagctgagaGACAACTATTTAATCTCATGGCCATTGTTTGTGCTGGAACACAGAGCCGACACAAGAGAAAATATGTGACTGGCCCGACCACTTCTGactgcactgtaaacacaccAAGGCTGGATAAATCAGAATAACAAACCTACTTTTTCCATAGTAAATAGATACGGCAGAAATTCATATTGCTCCAAACAGTGCAATAAAGCACAAACTGTTGATGGACAGAAGCACTGCAAATAATATATTAGAATGATAAATGATCCtaaatcattttaatgcaagattaaagatttattttgacatttcagcCTCAAAATaacatgcagaaacctgaaaatCCAGCGTAAGTCCCCTGAATCATGTATccaccaacaacacacagccaTTATCAAAGGAGCACTTTCTTAACACCCCAGAAGAAAACTATACTGATATGAGCCGTCTTAAGGGCAAATTTCCCAAACAATAGCTCTGTTTACAGGCTGAGTTTCAGACCCCCGGGCCGGCGTCTGTCTTCAGTGCTGCCGCCTGCTCGTCTGTGTGGACCggcctttgtgtgtctgtgaatgacAATGGTGTTGCTCTTAACACCATTGTCAGCCCCTGTCACAGATGAAAGGCTTAAGTCTGCTGCCTGCACACGATTCCTCCTGCTCACTTATGCCTGCCTTGCAGGCAGAGTCAAGCAGGGTAATGAGGTAGACGGATTTCATAATGTGGGTGGCAGAACTTTGATttgtgaggaggaggggaagtgTGTGGAGCCTAATTTCAAATGTGGTTTGAAAACAGTGTGAGTGCAACACAGAAGCTGGCAGACTGACAGataaagcagagctgcagatggacagaaacatgGAGGACTAACCACCTGTGCATGAGAGCCCAGTGACGTCTAACGGGCTGAGAGTGTTATTTGTGGTTGGAGTTGCGTGTTATAAATGCATGTCTCCTGGGGACTGTCCTGTTCTGACTGTGTGAGAGTAAACCGGCTCTGGAGAGAACCACTGTGTTTCTGTAATTGACACTAATGTCTGTGTAAACAGCGTCGGTGCTGACACCAACATCGGCAGAAATAACCTGTGGAGAAATGTAGACAGGCACGACCAAAGCAGACAGATCCGTGCGCACGTACAGCAGCCTAACAACCAGTTTTcacccaaaaacacacagcagcatgaggtgtgtgtctgaacCGCACTACTCGTACTGTGTCCGGATCATAAGTGGATAATCATATGTAGCAATGAAACCGAGCGCGATGGAGACTTAGATATCATTTGAAAATGCTTTAACTAGCTTTACTAAAAAAGAACTAATTCTGGCTATCTAGCCATGCAGACAGGTTTGGTTTTCAGTCAGATGACTtttgaaatgtctgaaaaattTAAAATTTTAACCAGCAGCACGTCTAAGGAAGTGGTCTCTGCTGAAGAATCAACCTCTATGAATACTGCTGACTGTGCGTTTTGGTGATTATCTAGAGTAACAGGGACACTGATTCTGAAAATTCACATTGCTGTTGAATCTGTGAAATATtctacaacaaaaaaaacaaaaagaaaaacattttggttgatggttcccagatgatgaatctgAATGACTTTTCATGAAGGGTGGATTATCATGAATTTAGTCGCAGACATTAATTTCCCCCTGAGTTGTAATACCTTTCTCTCTTGTTCACTTATCACTTCAACTTTTCAAATTGACTGAATACCTGCAATAATAGGTGCTACCCAgaaaatgttggcatgctaaaATACTAAACTAAGATTACatgaagcactgctgtgccatATTACAGCTTCAGAGAGCTGCTAGCGTAGCTGCAAAGTTATTTCTGTCACACTTCAGTGCTTTGAGCACTGCAAATACTACTCTACAAAATACCTCCACTTTATCAGAGTGGTGGTAGAAATCAGACAGATGTCACAAAACGTGGGGACATTAAAACAGAGATGACTAGAGGTAAGTATGggaatacattttttatttgtaattgGAGTAAACTGGGCCCGACATGCTAAAAACTACTGAGGAGATCGAGCAGCAGAGAGTAAATCAAGGGAAagcagcagtaaaagcagcaaagaaTCTGTGAAATGTGCAGGAGCTGGAAAAAACCACTCATACCTGTTTGAAGGCTCCTGCAGGACCTGGTAGAGACTGACTCTGAACGTCTCATTCTCATGGCGTTCCTGGATGAAATCTTTGTAAATCCTAAACTCCGCTGCTGTGACCGACTCTCCCTCTGGAATACGAGAGAGGTCGAATCGAAATtctcttctgtgctgctggtagagaagatcctgatcctgatcgACTGtcagaagaaacaaagagggaggaggataCAGGGGATACGGTGTGAATCTTTGAATTGATTGATGCTTTGATGTGCCTTATCATGATGCACCAGATTAGAATTCTGCTCTGATGAATGATTTATTGTTGTCTGCatcagatgacacacacacacacacacacacacacacacacagtgaaataataCTTCTGACCCGCAAAGGGAAAGTTTGTACATCTGAGGAAAAGGCAAACGCTGCGAGTACAATCAGATGGTATACCAGTCGGAGGCTGCATATCTGTCAAAACTGTCGCGGAATCAAACGATTCTCTGATGTGTCTTGCTCTGCCCACATCTCACAAGCACTGTGTCAGAAATAGGAAAAATCCCACTTCCATGGGAGAAGTGATTGATCTAAACATCATTTAAGATGAGTCCGCCATACGTGGCAATGtgggggagaaaaaacacactcgGAGCTGAGTTTGGCTCCCTGTTTAAATTGCACACATGTGCTGACCACAAGAAAAGGCCCGTTAAGGCACTGCCCGGAAAACCACAGCAGCCAGTGTGCTTttataaacacactcacataaagTATAGAGAGACACACAAATTCGTGCGACTTAACTACCAGATTCTGTACCACCCACACCTCCCTGATCACTTTGCCATGTATCACTGCGCAGTGATTTCATTCCCACTGGAGACGGTGAAGTAAAGCAGCAGTAGCTGATGGCACTGTGGGGTTTCCAACCCTCCCTGAGCCAGCTGAAGCTGTCCAGCACTCACACTTTCCACGGGAACGGTGGTCAGAGAGACCCCAAAGCTTCCTGAAGCTTTCCAGTGTCATGTTTTTACAGCATTAGCCAATGTGTTTGTCCTTGGAAAGAGCGGTGGAGGTCTCTGGTGAAGGTGTGCAGAGCGGAGCAGCGATTATCCGCCTTAAACACATCCTGCCCACTGGCATAcaccatgacatcatcatgacatcacCCTGCCTTCCCTTCCGATGGTCCACTATTGTTTCAGCGCACAGACAAGCATACACACAGCAcccaaagactggaaacagaacatttctttTCAcgaaagagcacacacacacttactcaaAGTCTTCTAAAAACATTTGTAacgacacaaaaacacacacaagctgttcATCGTTAAGCGCGGTGCATTCTGAACCCTGCTAGTCATTTGTTTGACTGCAATTAAATGCTGGAAGGGAACGAGGGGTGTTTTTATGAAAGCAATAATTGCTTGTAAGGACTTGGTGTGTTTACGTTAGGGACCATTAGCTGCAGAGATCAGACCTCAGATATGCAAACTTCCCTCTGGGAGGCATTTCAACACTTCAGATCACTCCTCACACTGCAGGGCCACACAGCCACAGAGCTATCATTAACCTATTGCAATTTTatagtactttttttttttttaaatcagcatGGGTGGTTTAAAGATGTATCACAATGTCTGCACAAAAACTAAATGCAAAAAAGGATGAGGGTCAAGAGGGTCTTCCAGTGCTCTACAGATTGTGAAGCCCGTCATACTTTGTGATATTTGGCTATAGAAATAAAACTTGGCTTGACATTCTACAAATTAGCCAAGTTCAGACTTTAATTTCAACTCAACTGGTTAAAGTTATAAAtctgttttcctccctttcACACCcattaatgttagcatgtttccTTGCAGATTATTAGAACCACCAAAAAGGCTTTTTTGCTGAACAAATGTTGCACCTCTGCATAAATCTGCCCCAGAATGTTGCTCCGTGTCTGCTTATTGATGACAAAGTGAGTTCTAATATCTTCTGAGTTAGCTTACACAAGATGTAAAAGACAAACGTGGGCTTAAAGAAGTGTCTTGTCAGGGCACGCAAGAAGCTTCAGACTGAAAAGAAAGGAATTCTTTTGCACGTGAATGTATAAATAATGAGAAGGTTAATGAGATTTTCCGGTGGAGCCAATAAATTCTTCGTATGATCTCCTTATGCTCCTACAGATCAGCTTAGTGGGACAACCACATTTCTCCCTGCTTGATCTCACaaacaatacattttctgtTCTTCAGCGACACGCTCATTCCTCCAACTGTTAGCAGAACATCTTGCACTCTCTCTATTCTAATGAAAGCCACAGACATTTCAGGTCATTAGGCCTGTTCCCATGCTCTGCAGGTGTGTTGTGATGCCACATTTGACACACGCGTTCACGCATCCAGGCGAAGGTTTCGGCAGCGGCAAACAAAGCGGCTGACATGAGGAGTAGCAGAGCAGACGACAACAGAACATCTGATAAGACTGAGCGTTAAATCAGGCCTCTTCACCacattcagtctgtttgttCAGAAACAAATGCACACCAGAAACTCGAAATGTGCAGcgcaacagcagcagccttgtGCAATGTTGCATGACAATGAAACGAATGCTTCCTGCTGGTGAGTCTGAAGTTCGACCTGTGGTTTGGCGCTCCAACACAAGTAAACATATGCAGCCGTGTGCGTGTATTagcatgtgtgcagtgatgtgtgtgtgtgtgtgtgtgtgtgtgtgtgtgtgtgtgtgtgtgtgtgtgtgtgtgtgtgtgtgtgtgtgtgtgtgtgtgtctggactttcaattcaattaaattttatttgtatagcaccaaatcacaacaaaagttgtctcaggacactctccatacagagctggtacaggctgagctcttttatctacagagacccaacagttcCCTCATGAGCGAGCACTCTGCAATTCCAATATGACTACACAAGTTCTCAAGCacaaatgagagagaggggttGAATCAAACACGATTTATCTAAAATAATGCTATGATACTATTCTAAGCCCCGTCCACCTGCAGGATATACTTGGGTGTACTGGGAGACGGGGCTGGGCAGCTCTACAGCAGCTCTCCCTCACACTGGAAGCTGTGGTCTTTGGAAGGGAAATGCCATGAACCAGTTTGGTCTTGAAGCGATCATCCTGGGACCACCGCGACAGAGTCAACTAAAGCACAATGCGGGAGCCCCAGCAAAAGACTCTGCCAATCATCAGCACGGGAGGCCGTGGTGGGTCTGAGACAAATGATCCGCACGCATTGTGTCCTTCTTTTTTCCATCCCCCTTCCTCTTCATAATCAAACTCTTTGCATGCGGAACCACATAAATCTGCTTTGAGTTTTCAGAACGACCTCATTAGCTAAAGACTGTCAGTTAAAAGTTCACGACTGAGGACATAAAACATTatgtttcagggttttttttaacagtcTCCAAATGTTTCGTATTAAATACGAGTTTCTGGGCTGACCGAAAAATAAGTCCAAATGGCTTTTCATTAAAAGTTCAATCTCAGCGGCATACAAACAGACGGGGAGGTTCCTTGGAGAAGAACAAACTTCATCTCTTCACACTGACCCATAAGCCCCGAGGCAGCAGAGGGGCATGAAGAAGACCACGGCTGGTTTTGGATGTAACCACATCCGGATAAGAGCCACAGGCACCGTGCCGTCTGCTGTTTCACCATAGTGATATGAGAGCTGCCCAAGGATCTCCAAGGGAAACAAAGGCAGGATTTACCTTTTATA
This region includes:
- the LOC139329145 gene encoding uncharacterized protein translates to MSFTPNPGLVPDRDNLPLKKRDQRRRSPPPPPHQQQQQQQQQCDAVTFKAPYPYKSHTEFKTKHTSPFQPVPKRVPALYQPWMQTPTRPKPQVLSAFREHHGWAEWREFNPLHLGWDFSRHYQHHSHLSNAPALHPGHHHHPSRFMPVSLVNEGFQRVGGAYGWEQLKSLRDKSLNTERENNERNKGPYVRRRDRKVECFPKVEKGSPPSLTCLSRAPDGDLTLQHDAQHKSAKAVKNPVSGHAYIRIPPDNKSSNTCTSMKEDSSRSSDLISYEQASSSSSSPNHFPWLLPHFVAGSLIELRDGRLRRVEHLQTEDFMLGSLACPDLHLSCCTVQSISPSASSSISRLLILLHDQQTQELVDVYVEYPFFVRGRGWSSCSPQRTARLCGLQCRQLSVGDVCLALTPVSAPGSPPSATLEPKTSPMKSEGGCESLKAPQPRVPPGPERPAGGQRKEVEGVRRRHYSAPELRGPGTNCM
- the LOC139328666 gene encoding bone morphogenetic protein 7-like — its product is MVICARATVTVFLSWVYCAATQVTFSNFSVDNEVRSSFIQRRLRSQERREMQREILSILGLPHRPRPHVPTKHNAAPMFMLDLYNTISTEPEPPGHAHFKPVLPNQLSPVVTPQDSRFLDDADMVMSFVNLVDQDQDLLYQQHRREFRFDLSRIPEGESVTAAEFRIYKDFIQERHENETFRVSLYQVLQEPSNSEVELVLLEQRQVWAAEDGWLAFDLTATSNLWLDNPEQNLGLHLVLEDSHGQRRNPRLAGLVTGGGSQEKQPFMVAFFRASEVRFRSIRSAHGHKGRQANRSKPQRTVQDALKAVEAATDSLGISKEGCKKHELYVSFRDLGWQDWIIAPEGYAAYYCEGECAFPLNSYMNATNHAIVQTLVHFINPETVPKPCCAPTQLHGISVLYFDDSSNVILKKYRNMVVRACGCH